In one window of Mytilus trossulus isolate FHL-02 chromosome 7, PNRI_Mtr1.1.1.hap1, whole genome shotgun sequence DNA:
- the LOC134725280 gene encoding tyrosine--tRNA ligase, mitochondrial-like, with protein sequence MMNSRVVRRLLQSSICRHYSTNPPRDILALHERGVFQSVFPEVYTSDLVRQLSQSISIYCGFDPTADSLHIGNLLAIVGLLHCQRGGHQPLCVVGGATALIGDPSGKTTDRQPMSPFDIENNTVALTNQLNHIFANHEEYIWKHQHKKLKPVKVINNAEWYKNENVLDFLSRVGRSFRMSDMLSRESVKSRLRSEEGMNFTEFTYQMFQSYDWLQLYQRYNCIVQIGGNDQLGNMVSGYELIQKCLGKRVFGLTVPLVTSTSGDKLGKTAGNAVWLDYNKTYPFDLYQYFVNLKDTDVEMYLKLFTFISDEEIREIMRAHKNNEHQRIPHRKLADQVTLLVHGESGLKEAKRWTEALFDKSGSSLSTLSAKEMKSLFSNVPCTKMIPEAGITLLEACMRCQCFSREVDANRIITDGGVYVNHGRVSNPDTVLLPGTHILANNITLLRIGKKNHYIIEWLFPS encoded by the exons ATGATGAACTCAAGAGTTGTAAGACGTCTTTTACAAAGCAGTATCTGCAGACATTACAGTACAAATCCACCTAGGGACATACTGGCATTACATGAGCGAGGAGTATTTCAATCTGTCTTTCCTGAAGTATA TACATCAGATTTAGTACGGCAATTATCTCAGTCGATTAGTATATACTGTGGATTTGACCCAACAGCTGACAGCCTACATATTGGTAACCTATTGGCAATTGTAGGACTTTTACATTGTCAAAGAGGTGGCCATCAACCGTTATGTGTG GTAGGTGGTGCCACAGCATTGATAGGAGATCCAAGTGGGAAAACAACAGATAGACAACCAATGTCCCCTTTCGACATAGAAAACAATACAGTAGCTTTGACGAACCagttaaatcatatttttgccAATCATGAAGAATACATATGGAAAcatcaacataaaaaactaaaacctGTCAA agtTATAAACAATGCTGAATGGTACAAGAATGAGAATGTTTTAGATTTCTTATCAAGGGTTGGTCGCTCATTTAGAATGTCAGACATGCTGAGTAGAGAAAG tgTGAAAAGTAGATTAAGAAGTGAAGAAGGGATGAATTTTACAGAGTTTACCTACCAGATGTTTCAGTCATATGATTGGTTACAACTTTACCAAAGATATAATTGTATAGTACAG ATTGGTGGGAATGATCAGCTAGGTAATATGGTCAGTGGATATGAACTTATACAGAAATGTCTTGGAAAAAGAGTCTTTG GACTGACTGTTCCCTTAGTGACATCAACTTCTGGAGACAAGCTAGGTAAAACAGCTGGTAATGCAGTATGGTTGGATTATAATAAAACTTACCCCTTTGATTTATATCAG tattttGTCAACTTAAAAGATACAGACGTAGAGATGTACCTGaagttatttacatttataagtGATGAAGAAATCAGAGAAATTATGAGAGCACATAAG aataatGAACATCAGAGGATTCCTCATAGAAAACTTGCAGACCAAGTCACACTTCTAGTTCATGGAG AATCTGGTTTAAAAGAAGCCAAGCGGTGGACAGAAGCATTATTTGATAAGAGTGGAAGTTCTTTGAGTACTTTGTCTGCTAAAGAGATGAAGTCATTATTCAGTAATGTACCCTGTACTAAAATGATACCAGAAGCAGGGATTACTTTACTGGAGGCATGCATGAGATGTCAATGCTTTTCAAGGGAAG ttgATGCTAATAGGATTATAACAGATGGAGGTGTATATGTCAACCATGGACGTGTCTCAAATCCTGACACAGTTCTTTTACCAGGGACTCATATCCTAGCCAATAATATTACTTTGTTGAGAATAG gtaAAAAGAATCATTACATTATAGAATGGTTGTTTCCAAGTTGA